GATCCGTAATCTCTGGTCGTCCACGGTAATTTTCTGCGGCCACTTTACCCAGGATGCGGAAACTTTCACGGAAGAGGAGTGCGAGGGTGAAAGCAAGGGCCACTGGTACCTGCGCCAGCTAACAGGGTCCTCAAACTTTACCGGGGGCCGCTGGCTGCACGTTCTGAGCGGGCACCTGAGCTACCAGGTGGAGCACCACGTATTCCCGGACCTGCCCGCCCACCGGTATCCGGAAATTTCCGGGAAGGTTCAGGCTGTGTGTCAAAAGTACGGCATTCACTACAACACGGGTCGCTTTGCGAAGCAGTACGGCACGGTGTTGAAGCGGATACTCCGGCACTCACTGCCTGAAAAGGTGACCGGAATGGCCAGAGCGGCTTGAGCAGGCCCGACCGGCCAGTCGCTTAGATGCGGCTGGCCGGATCAGGCTATCTGAAGCAATCTCAAAAGCTGGGGTCTGTGCTGATCCTGGATAACGTCGGCCAGAGTGTATTTGTCGAGCACTTCCAGAAAAGCCTTCAGAGCTTCACCAAACATCGATTTCAGACCACAAACCGGCGTTATCTTGCAGGCATTCTTGGAGGAAAAGCACTCCACGATGCTCAGATCCTGTTCGGTTTCCCGAACCAGAATACCGATACTGATGTCAGAAGGGGAACGGTGCAGGCGCATGCCTCCTTTCTTGCCCCGGATGGTTTCAATGTATCCCTTCTTGTTCAACTGATGCACCACCTTCATAAGGTGGTTCTTGGAAATGTCGTAGCTGTCGGCGATTTCCTGAATGGTGGCCAGACGATCACCCTGAACTGCCAGATATATCAGTACTCGAAGTGAATAATCCGTGTAGCGGGTGATGTGCATTCAATACTCCAGTTATTGTCACAATCGTTCAGTAAGAAGGTCGGGTTAACAGATAGCAGGCTGTGCCACACAGAAATACGCCAGAGATACCCAACACCACTCCGGACGCCCCAAGCGCAAACAGCATTCCCCAACTCAGCGCCATCATGCTGCAGGCCAGCACCTTCGCCCGTGCCGGCACGGCTCTGCGTGTGCGCCACTGATCAATGGCCGGACCAAACCTGGGGTGGTCTTCAAGCCACTTGGCAAAAGCCGGAGACCCCTTGCTGGCAAAAAATGCAGCCAACAGAACAAAAGGCGTCGTGGGCAACAGTGGAAGCACGACACCAGCGGCAGCAAGCGCAACGGACATATACGCAAGAATTCGGAATCCGGTTTTCCCAAAACGGTCGCCCATTGCGGGGTTCTCACCAAGGTTGATAACTGCATCTATTCTACCGGGATTCAATGAACAGGTCTGCCCAAACGGCTCAGAAAAACCAGACGCGCCACATAGGCCACCTTGACACCAACTGCAAAAACCAGGGTTCCGATGTGCGCGGCAATTTGCACAGAGAGCAACAGCGCGTCCGCAAGCGGGTAGGCAAGCAGAATCGTAGCCAGCAAACCGAAGACGGACAGTCCGAGAGCACCGTTTGCTGCGAACAGCCATTTTTCGTAGTCAGCCATGACAAACCTCTTTAACATTTACTATAAATACATGTTAATGATATGACCACTTCCTCAGAAAATCAAACCGGAGAGGTTCACCTGCTCTTCTCATGAGCTCTACGGGCAATACCTCATCGGATATACCCATAAATTAAATTTGACACCTGAAATGCACCTAATCAAAATCCCGCCATAAAGATTTATTCTGTATGAATGTTAAAGAGGAGAAGTTTCATGAAGCTCAAAGAAGCCTACTCAAGTCGACTGGAGGGAGCGCACCATGGCTAAATATCGCCGCCTGTGGTTTTTGCTGATCGGAATCCTGGCAGTAACTTTCACGCTACTGGGGTATTTCGGTGCAGAGGTGTATCGCGAGGCACCGCCAATTCCAGAGCGGGTTGTATCCGCCGATGGCGACACCCTGATGACCGGGGAAAGTATTCTTGATGGCCAGACAGCCTGGCAGTCCGTCGGGGGTATGCAGCTTGGCTCAATCTGGGGTCACGGCGCCTACCAGGCACCGGACTGGACGGCCGACTGGCTGCACCGGGAACTGGAGACATGGCTGGAAATCGCCGCCCGGGAAGAGTACGGACAGGACTGGCACAGCCTCAGCGGGCAACAGCAAAACGCCCTGCAGTACGCCCTGAAAACCGAGTACCGCACCAACACCTACGACGCCGCAACCAGCGCCCTGCACCTTTCCGAGCGCAGGGTCGAGGCCATTGCCGAAACCGCCGACTACTACAGCCGACTGTTCAGCGATGCGCCGGAACTGCAGTCTACCCGCGAAAACTACGCCATGAAGGAAAACACCCTGCCCAGCGCCGAGCGTCGGGAGCGGATGACCGAGTTTTTCTTCTGGACCGCCTGGGCCGCCGCTACCGAGCGCCCGGAGAGTGACGTTACCTATACCAACAACTGGCCCCACGAGCCGCTGATCGACAACCGGCCAAGCGGTGAGAACGTTGTCTGGTCGTTGATCAGCGTGGTTCTTCTTATTGCCGGTGTCGGTGGCCTGATCTGGGCCTGGGCCTTCCTTCGCAAAGAGGACGAGGAGCCTGAGGCGCCAGTCCAGGACCCGCTGACTGCCGTTGGCCTCACGCCCTCCCAGAAGGCACTGGGCAAGTATCTGTTGCTGGTGGTTGGCCTGTTCACCTTCCAGGTAATGCTGGGTGGCTTTACCGCCCACTACACGGTGGAAGGTCAGGGCTTCTACGGCATTGAAACGTCCGAGTGGTTCCCCTACTCCCTGATGCGCACCTGGCACATTCAGTCGGCCATGTTCTGGATTGCCACCGGCTTCCTCGCTGCCGGCCTGTTCCTCGCCCCCATTATCAACGGCGGCAAGGATCCCAAATTCCAGAAACTGGGTGTCGATGTGTTGTTCTGGGCACTGGTGGCTGTGGTTGCCGGTTCATTTATTGGCAACTTCCTCGCCATCAACCAGATCATGCCGGCCAACCTCAGCTTCATGCTGGGCCACCAGGGGTACGAGTATGTCGACCTCGGCCGCCTCTGGCAGATCGGCAAGTTCCTGGGCATCGTGTTCTGGCTGGTGCTGATGCTGCGCGGTATTGTGCCCGCCCTGCGCCAACCTGGTGACAAAAATCTGCTTGCCCTGTTGACTGCGTCGGTCGTAGCCATCGGCCTGTTCTATGGCGCCGGATTCTTCTACGGCGAGCGTACCCATATCTCGATCATGGAGTACTGGCGCTGGTGGATTGTCCACCTGTGGGTCGAAGGCTTCTTTGAAGTGTTCGCAACGGCGGCCCTGGCGTTCATTTTCTGCAGCATGGGCCTGGTATCCCGCACGGTGGCGACAGCTGCAAGCCTGGCTTCCGCCAGCCTGTTCATGCTCGGGGGTGTACCCGGCACCTTCCACCACCTGTACTTCTCCGGCACCACCACACCGGTCATGGCAGTGGGCGCCACCTTCAGTGCACTGGAAGTAGTACCGCTGGTGGTACTCGGCTACGAAGCCTGGGAAAACTGGCGCCTGAAATCCCGTGCCCCGTGGATGGAAAATATCCGCTGGCCGCTGACCTTCTTTGTGGCAGTTGCCTTCTGGAACATGCTGGGAGCCGGCGTGCTCGGGTTCATGATCAACCCGCCCATCGCGCTGTATTTCATCCAGGGCCTGAACACCACGCCCACCCATGCCCACGCAGCCCTGTTCGGTGTCTACGGCTTCCTGGCCCTGGGCTTCGCGCTGATGATCCTCCGATATATCCGCCCGCGCATCGTTTTTGACGAGCGACTGATGAAAGTGGGCTTCTGGTGGCTGAACATTGGCCTGGTTCTGATGCTGTTGACCAGCCTGTTGCCGGTCGGGTTCATCCAGTTCATTGCCAGCGCCAGCGAAGGTCTCTGGTACGCACGCAGCGAAGCCTTCATGCAGAGCGATATCCTGCAGACCCTGCGCTGGGTAAGAACCATTGGCGACGTGGTCTTCATCGTCGGCGCCCTGGCCGTCACCTGGCAGGTGGTGAAAGGGGTCTTCTTCCCGGATCTCGAGCCGGTTGCCCTGGAAACCGATGAAAAGGGCGCTGCCAGCGAGCTAAGCGCCTGATCAAACAGAGCATGGGCCAGGGACGGCCCACTCTGGAATACCTGATGGGAGGCTTACCTCCCGAGGGGTATCGGAATTGGTGATCTGATCTGTAATACTTGGTCTATAATCAGGTTAAAAAACAATCGGCAACAGGACCAACCCGATGCCCCAGAACAAGCTGACAGACCGTTTTGGCCGCACCGTCAACTACGTGCGTCTGTCCGTCACCGACCGGTGTGACTTCCGCTGCGTGTACTGCATGGCCGAGGACATGACTTTCCTGCCCCGCCAGCAGGTTCTGACGCTTGAGGAAATCGCCCGCGTTGCCCGCAACTTTGTTGATCTGGGTACCGAGAAAATACGCCTGACCGGCGGCGAGCCCCTGGTACGCAAGGATATTCTGGAACTGGTCAAGGAAATCGGCACCTACGGGCTGCGCGATTTCGCCATGACCACCAATGGCAGCCAGCTACCCACCATGGCCGAGCCCCTGCGCAAGGCCGGTATGCATCGCCTGAACATCAGCCTGGATTCTCTGGATGCGGAGAAATTCCACAACATTACCCGCACCGGCAAACTCTCCCAGGTGCTGGACGGCATTGATGCTGCCCGGGAGGCCGGCTTCCGCGGCATCAAGATTAATACCGTGGTGATGAAAGGCCGCAACGATGAAGAGGTCCCCGAGCTGGTCGAGTTCGCCCGGAAGAAGAACGTGGACATCACCTTTATCGAAGAAATGCCCCTGGGTGAGATTTCCGAGCATGATCGTGGTCTGGCCCTGTGCACCAGTGAGGAAGTGCGGGACATCATCCGCAAACACCACGCGTTGGTGCCCGCCACAGAGGATACCGGCGGTCCTGCCCGTTATTACCGCATGGAAGATAGCAAGACCCGGGTCGGTTTCATTTCACCCCATTCCCACAACTTCTGCTCCACCTGCAACCGGGTGCGGGTAACCGTCGAAGGGCGGCTGCTACTGTGTCTGGGCAACGAGCACTCGGTGGATCTGCGCAGGGTTCTGCGGGGCAATCCGGTGACCGATGACAAGCTGCGGGAGACCATCATCAATGCCATGGATCTGAAGCCTGAGCGGCATCACTTCTCCAGTAACGGGGATGTGCAGATTCTTCGGTTCATGAACATGACTGGCGGTTGAAAAGCCAGCATAAAAAAGGGGCCAGATGAAGGTTTTCATCTGGCCCCTTTTTCGTTTCTAGTGGTCCATTCCATCCATGCTGTTCATATTCATTCCAGCATTCAGGTTCTTCATCGTTACCTCGCTGAACGCGAGCACCTCACCACCATGTGAATTGGCAAAATGATCTGCATCAGCCTGACTGGCAAACGATGCCAGTGTTGGACCCATGGCACCCTTTCGGCTGGAACCAACAACATAGAAGGCGTCTCGGGCGTCGATCAGGGCGGTAGCGTCCGGGCTTGCCCACTCGGTTTCGGCCATGTCGTGTACGTACAGGGTATGATTGCGGTTAACGTTCTCTGGCTGGAGCGCCCACGCGAACATGTCCCGGGTGGAGCAGAATTTGCGCACGTGCTGGTCCTTTTCGGTGATCGCCTGGCCCTTGGGACCGGGGAAGTTGGTAATGACCATGCCGCAGACGTGGCACTCGTCGCCGGTTGCGAAATTGACCGGGGCGGCTTTGGCAGTTGTTTGTTCTTCGCTACCTGAGCAAGCGGTCAATGCGAAGGCTGCCAGGGCGACCAGGAGCCAGTTGGGTTTACTTCTGTTCATCGGGATAACTCCGTTCAGATACGGCGGTTTCGGAAAAGTAACAGAGCGCCTGCCAGCGGGATGGCAATCCACAACACCAGACCAATCCACAGGCCCGCTACGCCGACGGGCAGATCGGCGCCAAGGCTGAGCACCCCACTGAGCTGGGCGCTGTCGCCAAAGGCAACGATATTGAGCAGGCGGTAGATATCCGTGGGATTGAGCATCAAGAGCCAGGGCAGCAGTTCCGCGCTGAACTGGCCTTCGCTGGCCACCAGGGTACCCAGCAGCATCAGGTCGAAGATCAGCACGAAGAAGAACCAGATCGCCAGGGCCAGGCCGGCGGCGATGGGCTTTTCGCTGACCCGGACACTGATCACATAGGCAAGGGCAATAAAGCCCCACCCCAATAGCACGGTAGAGCCGATGAAGCGCAGCATGGCTGCCGCGAGACTGGCGATGGCCACGTCTTCGACCAATACGGCAATGGCCACGCCCGCTACGCCGAAACCAATTACGGTGGCCAGCGCGAGGGTCAGACCATGGCCCAGAAACTTGCCGAGCAGCAGTTGGCTCCGACTCAGTGGGTAGGTCAGCAGCAACAAAAGGGTTCCGCCCTCTTCTTCGCCCACGATGGCGTCGTACGCCAACAACAATGCGATCAGTGGAATGAGGAAAATCCCAAGGCTCGCGAGGCTGGCAATGGTGGCCGGCGTGGAGGCATACCCCACCTGCCCCGACGCTGCGGCACCAAACCAGGCGATGCCCAAAGCCAGGGTCGCAAACACCAGGGAAATGGCCATCAACCAACGATTGCGCAGGCTATCGCTGAGTTCTTTTCGGGCAATGGTCCAGATACTGTTCATTTGCTGCCTCCCCGGTGGGCCAGGCCACCCGAACCGATAAAGTGCACGTAGATGTCTTCCAGGCTGGGCTGATGAATGCTGATATCGGCCACTTCACCCGAGGCCATTACGGCATTCAGCAGCGTCATCTTTTCCCTCGGCTGCACATCTACCTGCAGGCGCCCGCTGTCAGTCCTGAGGATCAGGCCACTGTTACTCGATGCCCTGTCAATTACCTTTTCCAGCGCCGAGATACTGTTCGCGGGATCCAGAGACAGGGTTACCGGCATATTGGCCTGCCGCCTCAACGCGGCCAGATCCCCGGCGGCCTTCAGCGCACCATTGGTAAGAATGGCGGCACGATCAATATAGGGCTCGACGCCGGGCAGGACATGGGAGCACAGCACGATGCCCGTGCCCCCATCACGCAAATCCCGTAGCAGCCGGTACAGGTCTGCCGTGGCGACCGGATCCAGTCCAACGGTAGGCTCATCCAGCATCAGCAGCTTGGGCTCGCCCAGCAGCGCCTGGGCCAGACCAAGACGCTGGCGCATGCCTTTCGAGTAGGTCTTGGTGCGGGCATTCATGGCATCGCCCAGGCCCACCTGCTCAAGCAGTCGGGGCACTTGCTGCAATGACGCACCTTTCAGCCGGGCAAAATGGGTAAGAATCTCCCGCCCGGTCAGTTGCGGATAAAACATCACATTCTCAGGCAGGTAACCGATGTGCTGGCTCACCTGCGGATCCCCGGCGTGACCACCCAGCACGGAAACAGAGCCCTGATTGGGCGTCATCAAACCCAGGATCAGCTTGATGCAGGTTGTCTTTCCGGCCCCGTTGTGACCAAACAGTCCCAGGATCTCGCCCGGCTCCAGGCGCAGATCAATTCCGTGCAGCACCGGGCTCTTGTCGTACCGGTAACTCACATTTTCAAGGTGAAAACAGCTCATCGGATCTCCGTTTGAAGCTCTGCGGGCATCCGCATCAAGGGGTGGGAATCGGTGACACCGGCGGCCTTGACCACTGGAAACGCATCCTGCACCCAGCGCAGGGTATCCACCGCCGGGCTGAACATCAGAACCTTGGCTTCCGGGTATTTCCACAGCAGCCGGTCCACGTTGTCATTGGGCTCATAGGGCACATCGCCAACGCCATCCTGATTCCGGTCCCAGCCCAGGTAATCACTCCAGAAATTGCCGCCATTCCCTTTCGACCACTCCTGGGTGCGGGTGGCCACATACTTGACCTGCCGCTGATTGTTCACGAACGCGTTGCCAAAAACCTCGTTGTCTTCCGAACCCGCCGTCAGATGAATACCGATATTACTGTCAGCGAAAACATTGCCCTCAAACGTGTTGTACAGGGAGTTATAGATAAACACCGCCTTGCCTTCGGCGCCCTCAATCGCAACACCAGCTGTCTGCCCCTGGGACACCCCCGTCACCACATTCCCCCGCAGCTCCGACTGGGTAATGAAATTCATCAGAATCCCGTAGTTCTCATCATTCACCGACCGGTTGTTGATCACCGTCAGACGCTTGCTCTGCATCAGCGCATAACCCGTTCGCGTGTTCCGGGTAACGTTGTTCTCAAGCAGATTGTTCATCGAGTACATGTAATGAATGCCATAACGCAGATCCGCCATCTCATTGCCGCGGATCGTATTGTTATTCGCCGTCTCGATATAGATCGCATCCCGGGTCTGACGAATGTCATTACCCTCAATCAGTGCCCCCGTCGTGTTGAACAGATGAATCCCGTTACCCCGATCATTCGGACGCAGCGAGTCATCACCTCGAATCGTATTATTGCGAACCGTCACATCCGGCGTTGCATCCAGCCACACCCCAAAACCCGGCCCCTCCAACCGGTTGTTCTCCACCACGGCACCACGCGCCTCCCGGGCGACAAAAATCCCCGAATCCAACTCGTTCAGATTGCTGCCCCAGTTGCGAACGGCACAGCTGGAAAACGTCACCCCCTCGGCGACGATATCCACCGCATTGCCCTGCCCGCCCGGATCAATCACTGTTTCTTCATGACAAGACACAGACACCCCGGGCACCCGGATTGCCAGAGACGAAATCTGCTCAGGTGGAAGCTCAAAGCTCGCACCCGGTTCCAGGGCATCAAGCTGTTCTTGCAGGTCCGCTTGCGCGGTCAGCGAAAACAGAGCGACTGTCAGGGCCACTCCATAACGCAATAGTAGATACATCTATGATTCTCTATAAGTGAAGCAGGTCCGAAGCCACCGCCCTTGGTACGGCAAGCCAAGAGGAGAACCCTTTCCAAAACTGTGCGGAGCCATGGATGGCGGAGCCCAAGCGCCACATGGATGTGCCGCAAGGAGCGTGTTTTGGAAAGGCTTCTCCTCTTGGGTTGCTTCTCCAAAGTTGGAAATCACCAGGACTCCCAAAAGGAGTCCCGGCGAAAGAGAGACCTATCAGGCCTTCTCAACAATCATGCGACCCCGCATCTCCATATGCAGCGCATGACAGAACCAGTTGCAGTAGTACCAGTGCACCCCAGGGCGATCCGCCTTGAAGGTCACTGAAGACGTCTGCTGCGGACTGATCTCCATGCTCACGCCATGGTTCACCATGCAGAAACCGTGGGTCACATCCTCAATGGTGTCCAGGTTGGTCACATACACCGTAACCTCATCACCCTGCTTCACCTTGAACTCGGTCATCCCGTACTGCGGCGCAATCGAGGTCATGTAAACACGAACCTTGTTGCCATCCCGGATAACCTTGTTGTCGGCTTCCAGAGTCACACCATCCTTCTTGGCCTGCTCAACAGCAGAGGCAAAGAACGGATCGTCGCGCTCATAGATCTTCCGTGTCTTGATCTGATCACGACGTACAAGGATGCAGTCGTGGGGCTCAGCGAAGGTCGGGCCGTCGTGAACCAGCTTCATCTCCTCGCCGGAGATATCGATCAACTGGTCGTTCTCCGCGTGCAGAGGTCCAACCGGGAGGAACCGGTCCTTGGAGAACTTCGACAGTACCACCAGCCACTTGCCATCAGCATCCCGGGATTCGGTCAGGGACGCGTGGTTGTGGCCCGGCTGATAATGGACGTCCAGCTTCTGACGGATGTAGTTCACATCCTCGCCGTTGTAGTGCCTGATGGCATCGGCAATGTTCCACTTGGCCACCTGGCTGTCGATAAACAGAGTGGTGTAGGCATTGCCACGGCCGTCAAAGGTTG
This genomic stretch from Marinobacter salsuginis harbors:
- a CDS encoding RrF2 family transcriptional regulator, which codes for MHITRYTDYSLRVLIYLAVQGDRLATIQEIADSYDISKNHLMKVVHQLNKKGYIETIRGKKGGMRLHRSPSDISIGILVRETEQDLSIVECFSSKNACKITPVCGLKSMFGEALKAFLEVLDKYTLADVIQDQHRPQLLRLLQIA
- a CDS encoding YbaN family protein, whose translation is MGDRFGKTGFRILAYMSVALAAAGVVLPLLPTTPFVLLAAFFASKGSPAFAKWLEDHPRFGPAIDQWRTRRAVPARAKVLACSMMALSWGMLFALGASGVVLGISGVFLCGTACYLLTRPSY
- a CDS encoding nitric-oxide reductase large subunit: MAKYRRLWFLLIGILAVTFTLLGYFGAEVYREAPPIPERVVSADGDTLMTGESILDGQTAWQSVGGMQLGSIWGHGAYQAPDWTADWLHRELETWLEIAAREEYGQDWHSLSGQQQNALQYALKTEYRTNTYDAATSALHLSERRVEAIAETADYYSRLFSDAPELQSTRENYAMKENTLPSAERRERMTEFFFWTAWAAATERPESDVTYTNNWPHEPLIDNRPSGENVVWSLISVVLLIAGVGGLIWAWAFLRKEDEEPEAPVQDPLTAVGLTPSQKALGKYLLLVVGLFTFQVMLGGFTAHYTVEGQGFYGIETSEWFPYSLMRTWHIQSAMFWIATGFLAAGLFLAPIINGGKDPKFQKLGVDVLFWALVAVVAGSFIGNFLAINQIMPANLSFMLGHQGYEYVDLGRLWQIGKFLGIVFWLVLMLRGIVPALRQPGDKNLLALLTASVVAIGLFYGAGFFYGERTHISIMEYWRWWIVHLWVEGFFEVFATAALAFIFCSMGLVSRTVATAASLASASLFMLGGVPGTFHHLYFSGTTTPVMAVGATFSALEVVPLVVLGYEAWENWRLKSRAPWMENIRWPLTFFVAVAFWNMLGAGVLGFMINPPIALYFIQGLNTTPTHAHAALFGVYGFLALGFALMILRYIRPRIVFDERLMKVGFWWLNIGLVLMLLTSLLPVGFIQFIASASEGLWYARSEAFMQSDILQTLRWVRTIGDVVFIVGALAVTWQVVKGVFFPDLEPVALETDEKGAASELSA
- the moaA gene encoding GTP 3',8-cyclase MoaA, which produces MPQNKLTDRFGRTVNYVRLSVTDRCDFRCVYCMAEDMTFLPRQQVLTLEEIARVARNFVDLGTEKIRLTGGEPLVRKDILELVKEIGTYGLRDFAMTTNGSQLPTMAEPLRKAGMHRLNISLDSLDAEKFHNITRTGKLSQVLDGIDAAREAGFRGIKINTVVMKGRNDEEVPELVEFARKKNVDITFIEEMPLGEISEHDRGLALCTSEEVRDIIRKHHALVPATEDTGGPARYYRMEDSKTRVGFISPHSHNFCSTCNRVRVTVEGRLLLCLGNEHSVDLRRVLRGNPVTDDKLRETIINAMDLKPERHHFSSNGDVQILRFMNMTGG
- a CDS encoding nitrous oxide reductase accessory protein NosL, which encodes MNRSKPNWLLVALAAFALTACSGSEEQTTAKAAPVNFATGDECHVCGMVITNFPGPKGQAITEKDQHVRKFCSTRDMFAWALQPENVNRNHTLYVHDMAETEWASPDATALIDARDAFYVVGSSRKGAMGPTLASFASQADADHFANSHGGEVLAFSEVTMKNLNAGMNMNSMDGMDH
- a CDS encoding ABC transporter permease, with the protein product MNSIWTIARKELSDSLRNRWLMAISLVFATLALGIAWFGAAASGQVGYASTPATIASLASLGIFLIPLIALLLAYDAIVGEEEGGTLLLLLTYPLSRSQLLLGKFLGHGLTLALATVIGFGVAGVAIAVLVEDVAIASLAAAMLRFIGSTVLLGWGFIALAYVISVRVSEKPIAAGLALAIWFFFVLIFDLMLLGTLVASEGQFSAELLPWLLMLNPTDIYRLLNIVAFGDSAQLSGVLSLGADLPVGVAGLWIGLVLWIAIPLAGALLLFRNRRI
- a CDS encoding ABC transporter ATP-binding protein; this translates as MSCFHLENVSYRYDKSPVLHGIDLRLEPGEILGLFGHNGAGKTTCIKLILGLMTPNQGSVSVLGGHAGDPQVSQHIGYLPENVMFYPQLTGREILTHFARLKGASLQQVPRLLEQVGLGDAMNARTKTYSKGMRQRLGLAQALLGEPKLLMLDEPTVGLDPVATADLYRLLRDLRDGGTGIVLCSHVLPGVEPYIDRAAILTNGALKAAGDLAALRRQANMPVTLSLDPANSISALEKVIDRASSNSGLILRTDSGRLQVDVQPREKMTLLNAVMASGEVADISIHQPSLEDIYVHFIGSGGLAHRGGSK
- a CDS encoding nitrous oxide reductase family maturation protein NosD, translating into MYLLLRYGVALTVALFSLTAQADLQEQLDALEPGASFELPPEQISSLAIRVPGVSVSCHEETVIDPGGQGNAVDIVAEGVTFSSCAVRNWGSNLNELDSGIFVAREARGAVVENNRLEGPGFGVWLDATPDVTVRNNTIRGDDSLRPNDRGNGIHLFNTTGALIEGNDIRQTRDAIYIETANNNTIRGNEMADLRYGIHYMYSMNNLLENNVTRNTRTGYALMQSKRLTVINNRSVNDENYGILMNFITQSELRGNVVTGVSQGQTAGVAIEGAEGKAVFIYNSLYNTFEGNVFADSNIGIHLTAGSEDNEVFGNAFVNNQRQVKYVATRTQEWSKGNGGNFWSDYLGWDRNQDGVGDVPYEPNDNVDRLLWKYPEAKVLMFSPAVDTLRWVQDAFPVVKAAGVTDSHPLMRMPAELQTEIR